The following are encoded in a window of Megalobrama amblycephala isolate DHTTF-2021 linkage group LG19, ASM1881202v1, whole genome shotgun sequence genomic DNA:
- the lmo2 gene encoding rhombotin-2, protein MASTIERKTLETNEEPVDEVLQMPPSLLTCGGCQQSIGDRFFLKAIEQYWHEDCLSCDLCGCRLGEVGRRLYYKLGRKLCRRDYLRLFGQDGLCASCEKRIRAFEMTMRVRDKVYHLECFKCAACQKHFCVGDRYLLINSDIVCEQDIFEWTKLNGSIV, encoded by the exons ATGGCATCTACAATTGAACGGAAAACACTGGAGACTAACGa GGAACCCGTCGACGAGGTGCTTCAGATGCCGCCGTCGCTGTTGACCTGTGGCGGCTGTCAGCAAAGCATCGGGGACCGGTTCTTCCTCAAGGCCATTGAGCAGTACTGGCACGAAGACTGCCTGAGCTGTGACCTCTGCGGCTGCCGCTTAGGGGAGGTGGGCCGCAGGCTTTACTACAAACTTGGCAGGAAGCTGTGTAGGAGAGACTACCTCAG ACTGTTTGGTCAGGACGGACTCTGCGCTTCCTGTGAAAAGAGGATCCGGGCCTTTGAAATGACCATGCGTGTCCGTGACAAAGTCTATCACCTGGAATGCTTCAAATGCGCTGCCTGTCAGAAACACTTCTGCGTCGGAGATCGCTACCTGCTCATCAATTCGGACATTGTGTGTGAGCAGGACATTTTTGAGTGGACCAAACTTAACGGCAGCATAGTATAG